From Oenococcus sicerae, the proteins below share one genomic window:
- a CDS encoding carbohydrate ABC transporter permease, which yields MLGTRSFVDKRNKTIISVILLIWGLITMMPFLWMFLSSFKTNAEISQMTQSLLPKHWTFQNYMSLFVSGNFGVYLKNTLIITASSFFGLLLNAIAGYGFAKFHFFGKKVLFLAVMATMMIPGQVTMIPVYLILNELKLTNTLLGILLPGLVGAFSIFLFRQFMSSIPNSVIEAARMEGAGEWYIFWHIIVPMSRPVIAVQGILTFIGGWNSFLWPLIIANNQKYYTLSVGLQLLQGQHTSDYGIQMAGSSFMVIPIIIIFLIFQKYILQGFSVQSEK from the coding sequence ATGCTTGGAACTCGTTCGTTTGTGGATAAAAGAAACAAGACCATTATCAGTGTGATTTTGCTCATATGGGGTTTAATCACGATGATGCCTTTTCTTTGGATGTTTCTATCGTCGTTTAAAACGAATGCGGAAATATCGCAAATGACCCAGAGCTTGTTGCCAAAACATTGGACTTTCCAAAATTATATGAGCTTGTTTGTTAGTGGCAACTTTGGCGTTTATTTAAAAAATACATTAATTATCACCGCGTCCTCGTTTTTTGGATTACTATTGAACGCAATTGCGGGATATGGTTTTGCGAAATTTCATTTCTTTGGTAAAAAAGTTTTATTTTTGGCAGTAATGGCGACGATGATGATTCCTGGTCAAGTCACGATGATCCCAGTGTACTTAATTCTTAATGAATTAAAGTTAACAAATACGCTTCTTGGCATTTTATTGCCAGGTCTCGTTGGTGCCTTCTCGATCTTTTTATTCCGCCAATTTATGTCAAGCATTCCGAATTCTGTGATTGAAGCAGCTCGTATGGAAGGCGCTGGTGAATGGTATATTTTCTGGCATATTATTGTACCAATGTCTCGACCGGTTATCGCCGTTCAAGGCATTCTAACTTTTATTGGTGGATGGAATTCATTTCTTTGGCCATTAATTATTGCCAATAATCAAAAATATTATACCTTGTCAGTTGGATTACAATTATTGCAAGGACAGCATACATCCGACTATGGCATTCAAATGGCCGGGTCTTCATTTATGGTGATCCCAATCATTATCATATTTCTCATTTTTCAGAAATACATTTTGCAAGGATTTAGTGTTCAATCTGAAAAATAA
- a CDS encoding glycoside hydrolase family 3 N-terminal domain-containing protein, which yields MTLEEKIGQLQQISGDFFGDDGSSVTGPLSSYQVSKKQLNNVGSVLGISGADNVIKIQKEYLTNNRLHIPLVFMADIIHGYKTIFPIPLALGASWNPELVKKVAAASAAEAAAAGIDVTFSPMADLVRDPRWGRVMESTGEDPYLNGMLAESFVDGYQGELPIDQTHVAATVKHFAAYGAPEAGREYNTVDMSEWRFREQYLPAYQKAVEAKALLVMTSFNILFGVPATGNNHLMRQILRKELGFSGVLISDWNAINEMIDHGVANDASQAAAKAIKAGTDIDMMSFAFLGSLEKLAATNVEIKRLIDESATRVLQLKETLGLFEDPYRGISAEKEAKVVLSKKHLDLAKKAAEESIVLLKNRQHILPVNSEKSIALIGAKADTGDLLGNWSWKGDVSTTRTIRAAMATHFSNLAFENGYSFDPSDNETDLKKKAIALAKKQDVIIYVAGLTASQSGEASSMTDIRLPKMQLDLLTELAKLRKPIVTIVITGRPLDLTVVDQLSDAVLLAWFPGTLGAAAITDILSGLVNPSGKLSMTFPRSVGQVPIYYNHYNTGRPVTTSPSDKNNIYLSKYIDSSNDPLYPFGFGLSYANFTLKGLKLSNKVFGAGETITASVNVKNDSKITGTTTLQWYIHDLTADVVRPIKELKHFQRIQLAAGSEKTAYFKISTQELSYIHSDLTRSSDEGFFNLLVGFSSETQLETTFLFKN from the coding sequence ATGACACTAGAAGAAAAAATTGGACAATTGCAACAAATCAGCGGAGATTTTTTTGGTGATGACGGATCATCAGTAACCGGGCCGCTGTCGTCTTATCAAGTTTCAAAGAAACAACTGAATAATGTTGGTTCTGTCTTGGGCATTTCTGGTGCTGATAACGTGATAAAGATTCAAAAAGAATATTTAACAAACAATCGCCTCCATATTCCACTAGTGTTTATGGCGGATATTATTCATGGCTACAAAACAATTTTCCCAATCCCATTGGCATTAGGCGCTAGTTGGAATCCTGAACTTGTTAAAAAGGTAGCTGCTGCATCTGCGGCAGAAGCAGCAGCAGCTGGAATCGATGTAACTTTTTCACCTATGGCAGATTTAGTTCGTGATCCGCGCTGGGGAAGAGTTATGGAATCAACTGGTGAAGATCCTTATTTGAATGGCATGCTAGCTGAATCTTTTGTGGATGGTTACCAAGGTGAATTGCCAATTGATCAGACCCATGTTGCTGCAACTGTAAAGCATTTTGCCGCCTATGGTGCACCAGAGGCTGGTCGTGAATATAATACAGTTGATATGTCTGAATGGCGTTTTCGTGAACAGTATTTACCTGCTTATCAAAAAGCCGTTGAAGCTAAAGCGTTGCTAGTGATGACTTCTTTTAATATTTTGTTTGGAGTTCCGGCTACTGGAAATAATCACTTGATGCGACAGATTTTGAGAAAAGAACTTGGCTTTAGTGGTGTTCTTATTTCCGATTGGAATGCGATTAACGAAATGATTGATCATGGTGTCGCAAACGATGCCAGTCAGGCAGCTGCTAAAGCCATCAAAGCTGGCACCGATATCGATATGATGTCTTTTGCTTTTTTGGGATCTCTAGAAAAGTTAGCGGCTACAAATGTTGAGATTAAAAGGTTAATTGATGAATCGGCCACCCGTGTTTTGCAATTAAAAGAGACGCTAGGATTATTTGAAGATCCTTATCGTGGTATCAGCGCAGAAAAGGAAGCTAAAGTTGTCTTATCAAAAAAACATTTAGATCTCGCAAAAAAAGCTGCGGAAGAGTCAATAGTGCTTTTGAAAAATCGACAGCATATTTTGCCCGTAAATTCTGAAAAATCAATCGCGTTAATCGGAGCCAAAGCCGACACGGGTGATTTATTAGGCAATTGGTCATGGAAAGGAGACGTTTCAACCACACGAACGATTAGAGCGGCCATGGCAACACATTTCTCAAATCTTGCGTTTGAAAACGGTTATAGTTTTGATCCTAGTGACAACGAAACAGATTTAAAGAAAAAAGCTATTGCTTTAGCTAAGAAGCAGGACGTCATTATCTATGTCGCTGGTCTAACTGCTTCGCAAAGCGGTGAGGCTAGCAGCATGACGGATATTCGTTTGCCTAAAATGCAGCTTGACTTGTTAACAGAATTAGCCAAATTAAGGAAGCCCATTGTAACCATCGTTATCACTGGTCGGCCTTTAGATTTGACAGTTGTAGACCAATTATCTGATGCTGTGTTGCTGGCTTGGTTTCCGGGAACTTTAGGAGCGGCTGCTATTACTGATATTCTTAGTGGACTCGTAAATCCCAGTGGCAAACTTTCAATGACTTTTCCAAGGTCGGTTGGTCAAGTCCCGATTTACTACAATCATTACAATACAGGTCGGCCTGTGACAACTTCTCCGAGTGATAAAAATAATATTTATTTATCTAAATATATTGACTCAAGCAATGATCCTTTATATCCGTTTGGATTTGGTCTTAGTTATGCCAACTTCACTTTAAAAGGTTTAAAACTTTCAAATAAAGTTTTCGGTGCTGGAGAAACAATAACAGCTTCGGTTAATGTCAAAAATGATAGCAAAATTACTGGAACAACTACCTTACAATGGTACATCCATGATTTAACCGCTGATGTCGTGAGACCGATCAAAGAGCTAAAACATTTTCAGAGAATACAACTCGCCGCTGGTTCAGAAAAAACAGCATATTTTAAGATTTCGACGCAAGAATTATCTTATATTCATTCTGATTTAACGCGATCCTCTGATGAAGGTTTTTTTAATCTTTTAGTTGGATTTTCTAGTGAAACACAACTTGAAACCACATTTTTATTTAAGAACTAG
- a CDS encoding carbohydrate ABC transporter permease: protein MHKSIKSKLIPYTFVGPAIILLLFFSLIPILIALFISFTNLNITGLGDWTSVKFIGLTNFINLFSDSTFIQSVSNTVYYVVIGVPLVVILSLGAALMINYGQNRFFKLMRLIFYTPSITNTVAVAVVWTYMYNPNNGLINELLSHLGIPGLQWLNDPATAKISLIILALWKAIGLNMLIFLAALQGIPKSLYEAAELDGANRWEQTKHITLPSLNFSIFFVLVTTLIGWFQFFDEPFVMTQGGPLNSTSSVALFVYQNGFQNSNFGYAAAASFVMFIAIIVATSIQFRIQKKQQGES, encoded by the coding sequence ATGCATAAATCAATAAAGTCCAAACTGATCCCATATACTTTCGTTGGACCAGCCATTATCTTACTTTTATTTTTCTCACTCATTCCTATCCTGATAGCACTGTTTATTAGTTTTACGAATTTGAATATTACTGGCCTAGGAGATTGGACGTCAGTTAAGTTTATTGGTTTAACGAATTTTATCAATTTATTCAGTGATTCAACGTTTATTCAATCTGTTTCAAATACTGTTTATTATGTTGTAATTGGTGTTCCGCTAGTAGTTATTCTTTCGCTCGGCGCAGCTTTAATGATCAACTACGGCCAGAACAGATTTTTCAAGTTAATGAGATTGATTTTTTATACGCCATCAATTACCAATACAGTCGCTGTAGCGGTTGTCTGGACTTATATGTATAACCCGAATAACGGACTTATTAACGAACTTCTTAGTCACCTTGGTATTCCTGGACTTCAGTGGTTAAATGATCCGGCGACAGCTAAAATTTCGCTGATTATTCTAGCTTTGTGGAAAGCGATTGGTTTGAACATGCTGATTTTTTTGGCGGCTCTACAAGGAATTCCAAAATCTCTATATGAAGCTGCTGAGTTAGATGGTGCTAATAGGTGGGAACAAACAAAGCATATTACACTACCTTCTTTAAATTTCTCTATCTTCTTTGTCCTGGTTACGACCTTAATAGGCTGGTTTCAATTCTTTGATGAGCCATTCGTTATGACACAAGGTGGGCCGCTAAATAGTACTAGTTCTGTTGCTTTATTTGTTTACCAAAATGGTTTTCAGAATTCGAATTTTGGTTATGCAGCGGCTGCTTCATTTGTTATGTTTATTGCCATTATCGTTGCCACTTCTATTCAATTTAGAATTCAAAAGAAACAGCAAGGAGAATCTTGA
- a CDS encoding extracellular solute-binding protein → MGLKKSIAVLGVSVVAGSSLFVLPVNSEQASAKSQTINFWYGGDGDKDIKPIIKAFTKKTGIKVTIQSIPWSQYNDKLLTAAASKSGPDVLVVGTTEMPNMVSSKTVMNISKYVNQDKSISPSNFFEGSVNTTKYSGKYYAVPWYVETRVLYYRKDLLKKVGYNQAPKTWSQLYQASLKLSKRGTGMYGFNVDASEPTFGFMFARQNGATLIKNGKAQFNKKSMVGAINYLHKFVKNGAAPKQDLKLTIGQSFGGDGKVPMFISGPWMMSSVETDSGLKDSQWGVAQLPSGKKGNTSNTGGGDIAVFNYTKKKAAAVKLMKYLSTKKSQLTYYKNSSSMPTLKSAWTDKSLSDSKIQVFRKQLNSSEPMPLIKQWDEIGQNYLQAWQTIALKDSNVQKTMNSFTTQTNKLISK, encoded by the coding sequence ATGGGTTTAAAAAAATCAATAGCAGTTTTAGGCGTCTCAGTTGTTGCTGGGTCTAGTTTATTTGTTCTACCGGTTAATAGCGAACAGGCATCTGCTAAATCACAAACGATTAATTTCTGGTACGGCGGAGATGGCGACAAAGACATTAAGCCGATTATTAAAGCGTTTACAAAAAAAACGGGCATCAAGGTCACTATTCAAAGCATTCCTTGGAGTCAGTATAATGACAAGTTACTGACTGCGGCTGCATCAAAATCGGGTCCGGATGTTCTTGTCGTTGGAACTACGGAAATGCCAAATATGGTTAGCTCGAAGACGGTCATGAATATTTCTAAATATGTCAATCAAGATAAAAGCATCAGTCCTAGCAATTTCTTTGAAGGGTCTGTTAATACGACCAAATATAGCGGCAAGTACTACGCAGTACCTTGGTACGTTGAGACGAGAGTCTTGTATTATAGAAAGGATTTGTTGAAAAAAGTTGGTTATAATCAAGCACCAAAAACATGGTCCCAACTTTATCAGGCTTCGTTAAAATTATCGAAACGCGGTACTGGCATGTATGGCTTTAACGTGGATGCTTCTGAACCAACTTTTGGATTCATGTTTGCTCGTCAAAATGGCGCGACGCTAATTAAAAATGGAAAGGCTCAGTTTAATAAAAAATCTATGGTCGGTGCAATTAATTACTTGCACAAATTTGTTAAAAATGGTGCTGCACCAAAACAAGATCTGAAATTAACCATTGGCCAGTCATTTGGTGGAGACGGTAAGGTACCAATGTTTATTTCCGGCCCTTGGATGATGAGTTCAGTGGAAACAGATAGTGGATTAAAAGATAGTCAATGGGGTGTGGCGCAACTTCCTTCGGGGAAGAAAGGCAACACTTCCAATACTGGAGGTGGCGATATTGCTGTATTTAACTACACGAAAAAAAAGGCCGCAGCAGTTAAATTAATGAAGTATTTGTCAACCAAGAAAAGTCAGTTAACTTATTACAAGAACAGTAGTTCGATGCCTACTTTAAAATCTGCTTGGACTGATAAATCGTTAAGTGATTCGAAAATTCAAGTATTTCGTAAGCAATTAAATAGTTCAGAACCAATGCCTTTGATTAAACAATGGGATGAAATTGGTCAAAATTATCTACAGGCTTGGCAGACAATCGCTCTTAAAGATTCGAATGTGCAAAAAACAATGAATAGTTTCACAACGCAAACGAATAAACTCATTAGCAAATAA
- a CDS encoding LacI family DNA-binding transcriptional regulator, with protein sequence MTGIKDIAKKANVSISTVSYALNGSDKVSEKTRDRITNIARELNYTPNLAGKTLKRKKTDIIGVYVHDFSGYFYSHVIGGISSTLKKFGYETIVCSGGNQARLFIPQRLVDGAIIIDPNFPDEDIANYAQQGYKIVLMWGGLSLPSISHVVVDNTQGAKQAIDALHLAGVENYVIVTGPTDSYDSQQRLEASLSEIQKFTKQPVTILTSDFTISGGIDTAKYIAKQDLKKIGIFSLNDEMAIGLYEGLNKFGVQPGRDIPIIGFDNDQIGQFLNPQLSTIDYSKKQWGESAAETIVSMIRDKKTENKVIKTRLIKKSSIADKE encoded by the coding sequence ATGACTGGCATTAAAGATATTGCTAAAAAGGCAAACGTTTCGATTTCGACTGTTTCATACGCGCTCAACGGTAGCGATAAAGTATCAGAAAAAACCAGAGACAGAATCACTAATATTGCGCGTGAGCTCAATTACACACCGAATCTAGCCGGTAAAACTTTAAAAAGAAAAAAGACCGATATTATCGGTGTTTACGTACATGACTTTAGTGGCTATTTTTATAGTCATGTTATTGGCGGTATCTCAAGTACGCTTAAAAAATTTGGTTATGAAACAATCGTTTGCTCAGGGGGCAATCAGGCTCGCCTTTTTATTCCGCAGCGTTTGGTTGATGGTGCTATTATAATAGATCCAAACTTTCCGGACGAAGATATTGCAAATTATGCTCAACAGGGTTATAAAATTGTTCTGATGTGGGGCGGTTTGTCCCTTCCTTCGATTAGCCATGTCGTTGTCGATAATACGCAAGGTGCCAAACAAGCGATTGATGCGCTCCACCTCGCTGGTGTTGAGAACTACGTAATTGTTACTGGTCCGACTGACTCGTATGATTCTCAACAACGCTTAGAAGCTTCTTTATCTGAAATTCAGAAATTTACGAAGCAGCCGGTCACGATTTTGACCAGTGATTTTACGATTAGTGGCGGTATTGATACTGCAAAATATATTGCCAAACAGGATTTAAAAAAAATTGGTATTTTTTCTTTGAATGATGAAATGGCGATTGGTCTTTATGAAGGACTGAATAAATTTGGTGTTCAGCCAGGTCGTGATATCCCAATTATCGGTTTTGATAATGACCAAATTGGGCAATTCTTGAATCCTCAATTATCGACCATTGACTACTCCAAGAAACAATGGGGAGAAAGTGCTGCCGAAACCATTGTCTCAATGATTAGGGACAAAAAAACTGAAAATAAAGTTATCAAGACCAGATTGATTAAAAAATCTTCAATTGCAGATAAAGAATAA
- a CDS encoding alpha/beta hydrolase — protein MADLAISFFSDSLKMKTSIKVLLPDHVDSSLSTLILFHGMGDDENSWMENTSLLRYLSNKQLAVIMPRVDLSYYTNLSSGEKYFDYVSRELMIKCSQWFPLKQDREHCFIAGLSMGGYGALKVALSRSEKFSRCYALSAVTNIVDQWCQHPERDSWYRSLFVSQDELSNSTNNLFSLVKNWPHSNQKPYIWQTCGQNDAFSQQNQLFHNLLVQEDFKTTSLSIANEGHTWHFWDQQIQLVINDINNCL, from the coding sequence TTGGCTGATTTAGCGATATCTTTTTTTAGCGATTCTTTAAAAATGAAAACTTCAATCAAAGTCCTCTTACCTGATCATGTTGATTCTAGTTTATCCACCTTGATCCTGTTTCATGGTATGGGTGACGATGAAAATTCGTGGATGGAAAATACGTCGTTATTACGTTATCTGTCCAATAAGCAATTGGCTGTGATCATGCCGCGTGTTGATCTGAGTTATTATACAAATCTTTCTTCCGGAGAAAAATATTTCGACTATGTATCTCGTGAATTAATGATAAAGTGTTCGCAGTGGTTTCCTTTGAAGCAAGACCGTGAACATTGTTTTATTGCTGGCTTGTCTATGGGCGGTTATGGTGCTTTGAAGGTAGCTTTGAGTCGTTCTGAAAAATTTAGCCGATGTTATGCATTATCGGCCGTGACAAATATCGTTGATCAATGGTGTCAGCATCCAGAACGGGATAGTTGGTATCGTAGTTTATTTGTTAGCCAAGACGAATTATCGAATTCCACGAACAATCTATTTTCATTAGTCAAAAATTGGCCTCATTCAAATCAAAAACCTTATATATGGCAAACATGTGGTCAAAATGACGCTTTTTCTCAACAAAATCAACTTTTTCATAACCTGCTTGTTCAAGAAGACTTTAAAACAACTAGTTTGTCGATTGCTAATGAAGGTCATACTTGGCATTTCTGGGACCAGCAAATTCAACTTGTAATAAACGACATTAACAACTGTCTGTAA
- a CDS encoding GH36-type glycosyl hydrolase domain-containing protein, with product MHSLKNDHLQINFLPNGSIEKIISDGIMINQVDGNLIDGSLANIYLRNSENGKYRNAKLIGPESNSEFSLTEHAAKWSGEFYGISYTVTLYLGDQKWFWNIDLTSDSDNSKQTDIFYTQDLGLGLPSFVSSNEAYASQYIDHHIEKKAGKISISSRQNQSQDGRFPYLQQGAFNPLQSYATDGFQFFGKSYKATGVPESLTKAQLPNYNYQYEFSLIALQTMPLKMTNRVENIVFYAAFQDNDDSDNQQPYFLENDLLIEFMTLKNSYDEESFKSLPVAHKKESISSLPLDSSSFSEEEIDELFPKRIQEEYQNGKLLSFFLQDGSHAVLKAKEVLQERATGNIIMASSTSTPATRVLATTQFMMGIFASQTVFGNTNMNKFSANLRNPLNVLKMQGMHLYLRQADHYILLGLPSIFVMSYNASDWYYKLADDLIKISVDAFAEKPFISFVFTSMQHKKYDLIITDQIIMDSQDSHDPLQTKKVNHSIIFYPNATSLMRERNPNIRFAMNYENTDATDISLGDETDLLENVPIGFQAKMFTINYRGASQLSINLTVSDQENFQKLDYSVTESRMQHQKTIEKLIHGFELSATDRKFDDQLQRTNLIVRWFAHDALVHLLSPHGLEQYGGAAWGTRDVSQGPTEFFLATQNYDQVKRIIEILYSHQFIESGNWPQWFMFDEYADQFADESHGDIIIWPLKVVADYIRLSGDRDILNTELPYMNFADKKETKQTESLLKHIKRQVSYVENNFLYDTNVSAYGDGDWDDTLQPADAKQKKIMASTWTEELTIQVLKEAAKSFQGLPLAAELSELSTRMLADFKKYFMQSKTLPGFIRMYPDHHTDNIIYPGDKITRIDYRLIPLTRGIISGIFNTGQSQTTLKTIKDHLLFPDGVRLMNRPAHYHGGISHVFKRAEQAANFGREIGLMYTHAHIRYAAALAIAGDSDAWQALQLVNPINLNKFVHNANIRQSNVYFSSSDAAFNNRYEAEAQFEKVHTDQIAVKGGWRLYSSGPGIYIGELLSKVIGLIPDAGALRIKAVLPVEMINSSQLFLRYEFKGQNLKIHFRNDGSANID from the coding sequence ATGCATTCATTAAAAAACGATCATTTACAAATAAATTTTCTGCCAAATGGTTCGATCGAAAAAATAATTTCTGATGGTATCATGATTAATCAAGTTGATGGAAACTTGATCGATGGCAGTCTTGCTAATATATATTTAAGGAACTCGGAAAACGGTAAATATCGTAACGCCAAACTAATTGGACCTGAATCGAACAGCGAATTTTCTTTAACAGAACATGCTGCTAAATGGTCTGGCGAGTTTTATGGTATTTCATATACTGTCACACTTTATTTGGGTGACCAGAAATGGTTTTGGAATATTGATTTAACTTCTGATTCAGATAATTCGAAACAGACGGATATTTTTTATACACAAGATTTAGGTCTTGGTCTTCCTTCGTTTGTTAGCTCAAACGAAGCTTATGCCTCGCAATATATTGATCATCACATCGAAAAAAAAGCTGGAAAAATTTCAATTTCTTCACGGCAAAATCAAAGTCAGGATGGCCGATTCCCATATTTACAGCAAGGGGCATTCAACCCGCTACAGTCTTACGCAACCGATGGTTTTCAATTCTTTGGGAAAAGCTATAAGGCAACAGGTGTTCCGGAATCCTTGACTAAAGCACAATTGCCTAATTATAATTACCAATACGAATTTTCGCTAATTGCTTTACAAACGATGCCGCTTAAGATGACAAACCGAGTAGAAAATATCGTTTTCTATGCGGCTTTTCAAGATAATGACGATTCAGATAATCAGCAACCTTATTTTTTGGAAAATGACCTGTTAATTGAATTTATGACACTGAAAAATAGTTATGATGAAGAAAGTTTTAAATCATTACCTGTCGCTCACAAAAAAGAATCAATTAGCAGTTTGCCACTGGACAGTTCGAGTTTTTCCGAAGAAGAAATTGATGAATTATTTCCTAAACGGATTCAAGAAGAATATCAAAACGGCAAGTTATTGTCTTTTTTTCTTCAGGATGGTAGCCATGCAGTTTTAAAAGCTAAAGAAGTTCTGCAAGAACGCGCAACCGGCAATATTATCATGGCCAGCTCGACTTCAACACCAGCCACACGTGTTTTGGCTACAACACAATTTATGATGGGCATTTTTGCCTCGCAAACCGTCTTTGGAAACACGAATATGAATAAATTCTCAGCTAATTTACGGAATCCGTTGAATGTACTGAAGATGCAAGGCATGCATCTATATCTTCGCCAAGCTGATCATTATATTTTGCTTGGCTTACCTTCAATTTTCGTGATGTCTTACAATGCGTCTGATTGGTACTACAAACTGGCTGATGACTTAATTAAAATCAGCGTTGATGCATTTGCGGAAAAACCCTTTATTAGTTTTGTGTTCACCTCTATGCAACATAAAAAATACGATTTGATTATCACTGATCAGATTATCATGGATTCTCAAGATAGTCATGATCCTTTGCAGACCAAAAAAGTGAATCATAGTATTATTTTTTATCCGAACGCGACTTCGTTGATGCGTGAGAGAAATCCAAATATACGTTTTGCAATGAATTATGAAAATACCGATGCTACTGATATTAGTTTGGGTGATGAGACAGACCTGCTGGAAAACGTCCCCATTGGTTTCCAAGCCAAAATGTTCACGATAAACTATCGAGGTGCTAGCCAGTTATCAATTAATTTAACTGTTTCTGATCAAGAAAATTTCCAAAAACTTGATTATTCTGTGACCGAGTCACGAATGCAGCATCAAAAAACTATCGAAAAACTAATTCATGGATTTGAACTTTCTGCAACTGATCGTAAATTTGATGATCAGTTGCAGAGAACGAATTTGATCGTTCGCTGGTTTGCTCACGATGCACTTGTTCATCTACTTTCGCCACACGGCTTGGAGCAATATGGTGGTGCGGCCTGGGGTACTAGAGATGTCTCACAAGGACCTACTGAGTTTTTTCTAGCGACACAAAATTATGATCAGGTTAAACGCATTATTGAAATATTATATAGCCACCAGTTCATTGAAAGTGGCAATTGGCCGCAATGGTTTATGTTTGACGAGTATGCAGACCAATTCGCTGATGAAAGCCACGGAGATATTATTATCTGGCCATTAAAAGTTGTAGCTGACTATATTCGTCTTTCGGGAGATAGGGACATTCTAAATACTGAATTGCCATACATGAATTTTGCAGATAAAAAGGAAACAAAACAAACAGAATCTTTGTTGAAGCACATTAAACGACAAGTTTCATACGTTGAAAATAATTTTTTGTACGACACGAATGTTTCTGCTTATGGTGATGGCGACTGGGATGATACCTTACAGCCTGCTGATGCCAAACAGAAAAAAATTATGGCAAGTACTTGGACTGAAGAATTAACTATACAAGTTTTAAAAGAGGCAGCCAAGTCTTTTCAGGGGCTTCCGTTAGCCGCCGAACTTTCTGAGCTTAGCACACGTATGTTGGCTGATTTTAAAAAATATTTCATGCAAAGCAAAACGCTTCCCGGATTTATCAGAATGTATCCTGACCACCATACTGACAATATTATTTATCCAGGTGACAAAATAACCAGAATTGACTACCGCTTGATTCCATTAACACGTGGTATTATTAGCGGAATTTTTAATACTGGGCAATCTCAAACAACTTTAAAGACAATAAAAGATCACCTATTGTTCCCAGATGGGGTTCGTTTAATGAATAGGCCAGCTCATTATCATGGTGGCATTAGTCATGTATTTAAGCGAGCAGAGCAGGCAGCTAATTTTGGTCGTGAGATTGGTTTAATGTATACGCACGCCCATATTAGGTATGCAGCCGCACTAGCTATTGCTGGTGATTCTGACGCTTGGCAAGCCCTGCAACTAGTTAATCCGATTAATTTAAATAAATTTGTTCACAACGCTAATATTAGGCAGTCAAACGTTTATTTCAGCAGTTCTGATGCTGCTTTTAATAACAGATATGAGGCTGAAGCACAATTTGAAAAAGTACACACAGACCAAATTGCAGTTAAAGGTGGTTGGCGCTTATATAGTAGTGGTCCTGGTATCTATATTGGTGAGTTGCTATCAAAAGTTATTGGTTTAATCCCTGATGCTGGGGCATTAAGAATTAAAGCTGTTCTGCCTGTTGAGATGATTAATAGCAGCCAATTGTTTTTGCGGTATGAATTTAAAGGCCAAAATCTCAAAATACATTTTCGTAATGATGGTTCTGCGAACATTGATTAA